A window of Paracoccus alcaliphilus genomic DNA:
GGATGGCGTCGCGTTCGGCCTCGCGCTCGGGGTCGGGGCCTGTCAGGCTGTGGGTCAGCCATGGCAGGTCGGGGCGGCGGGGGATCAGCTGGACCATGCGCTCGCCGATCAGCTCGAAGCGGGCGGCAAGGTTGGGGTGACGCGCCAGCAGGGCGCGCATGGCGGCGCGCAGGCGGCCGGGGTCCAGCGGGCCGTCCAGCTGAAAGACCATCTGCACGATATAGGCGGCGCTCTCGTCGTCATAGCTGTCATGGAACAGGAAGCCCTGCTGCAGCGGCGACAGCGGCAGGATATCGGCCAGCGGCATCCGGGCGGCCAGCGCGTCGATGGCGGGTTGCTCCAGCCCCGACAGGGCCACATCCGAGGTGGTCAGCACCCGTTCCGGCCGGGCCTCGGTCAGCGCGGCGATGCGGGTCAGCGCGTCGAACCAGCGCCCGGCCAGATCGGCGATGGCGGCCTGATCCAGATGCCGGGCGGCCCATGACCAGTCGGCGACCAGCACCGGACCATCGGCGCGATCCTCGGTCACGGCATTGAGGTCGATCAGCCGGGCCAGCGGCCGGGGGCGCGGCGGCCGGGGCGCGGCGATGGCGCCTTCGGCCGGGCGCCAGAAGCCGGCATCGGCGGCGGCATCACCGGCATCGAACCGGCCCAGATAGTTGAACCCGGCCCATGCGGCGGGTTGTTCGGCCAGTGCGGCGGCGCCTTCGGGGTCCAGATGGCGCAGCAACCCGTAACCCACGCCATTGCCGGGCAGGCGGGCCAGCTGGTCCTTGACCGATTTCAGCAGCCGGTCCAGCGCGTCGTCATCGGTCGGAACCGCGGCATCGGGCAGCGACAGGCGCAGCGGGAACTGGCTGGTGAACCAGCCGATGCTTCGGCTGAGATCGGCACCCTCCAGCAGCGGCTCGCGGCCATGGCCTTCCAGTTCGAAGGCGGCGGTGGCGGGGTCCAGCCCGCGTTCGGCCTGCCAGCCGGCCAGCGCGATGGCGAAACCGGCCAGCAGCACGTCACCCACGCCGCCGCCGATGCGCTGGGGGGCGCGGGTCAGCAGGCAGCGGGTGATGTCGGCGGGCAGTTCGCGCATCAGGCTGCCCTGGCTGTCAGAGCTGTCCTGATCGGGGTCCAGCGGGCCTGCGGGCCAGGCGGCATCGGGGGTCATCTGCTGCCAGAAGGGCAGCTCGTGGCGCCGCGCGGCGGCGGCCCCGGGCAGGGCGATGGCCCAGTCGCGCCACGAGACCGGCACCGGATCGAGATCCGGTTTGCGCCCTTCCGCACGGGCCCCGGCCGCCTCGGCCAGATCGGGCAGCAGGATGCGCCAGGAGACGCCGTCGATGGCCAGATGGTGGATGGCCAGCCACAGCAGGCGGGCATCGGGGCGCGCGGGATCGGGGTTGGGATCGGGGGCCAGCACGGCGCGCAGCATCTGGCCCTTGCGCGGCGACAGTTCGGCCAGCGCCCGTTCGGCGGCGGCGGTCGGGTCCTCGTCCGGGGCCAGCACCGTCAGGCAGTCGCGGGCGCGGATGCTGCGTGGCGGCGCGATGGTCATGGTGCCGCCCGCGGTGGACAGGCGCAGCGCGTGATGCAGTTCCAGCATGTCGCCCAAGGCCTGCTCGAAGACCTGCGGATCATGGGCGGGCACGCGCCAGAAAGGAGGGCATCACCCTGACCGCAAGGCAGATCTTCCAGCACCCCACCATCGCCGCCAAGCGCGAAGAAGCTGTCGTCGATGCCGATCTCGGTGGTGCCCAGCACCTCGGCGGGCGGGGCGGCCGGGGTCCCGGCCAGCGGGGCCAGGGCGGCGATGGTGGGGTGCTGGAAGATCTGCCTTGCGGTCAGGGTGATGCCCTCCTTTCTGGCGCGTGCGACCAGCTGGATCGACGAGATGGAATCGCCGCCAAGCGCGAAGAAGCTGTCGTCGATGCCGATCTCGGTGGTGCCCAGCACCTCGGCGAAAAGGGCGGCCAGCGTGGCCTCGGTCCGGTTGCGCGGCGCGCGGCGGGGTCCGGTGCTGGCTTCGGGTTCGGGCAGGGCGCGGCGGTCCAGCTTGCCGTTGGGGGTCAGCGGCAAGGCCTCCATCGCCACGAAGGCGGCGGGCACCATATAGTCGGGCAGTTCAGCGGCCAGCGTTCCGCGCAGCGCGTCGCGATCCAGATCGCGGGCGATGACATAGGCCACCAGCTGCTTCTGCCCGGGGCGGTCCTCACGCGCGATGACGGCGGATTGCGGATGGCCTGCGCGGGCGATGGCGGCCTCGATCTCGCCGGGCTCGATGCGGAAGCCGCGGATCTTGAGCTGCTGGTCGGCGCGGCCGATGAACTCGACCTGCCCATCCTCGCGCCACCGCGCCAGATCGCCCGAGCGATACATCCGCTGGCCGGGGCCGAAGGGATTGGCGACGAAGCGTTCGGCGGTCAGGTCGGGCCGATTCAGATAACCCTGCGCCAGACCAGAGCCCGCGATATACAACTCGCCCACAACACCAACGGGAACAGGCTGAAGGGAAGCGTCGAGGATGTGAATATCGGTGCCCGTGATCGGGCGACCGATCGGCGCGGACAGCCCCCCAAAGGGCTGGATGGACATGGTGGCGCAGACGGTGTTTTCGGTCGGGCCATAAGCGTTGACCAGATGGCGGCCTTCGCCCCAGATCGCGGCCAGATGCGGGGGCAGGGCCTCGCCTGCGGTGATCAGATGGGTCAGGCCGGGCATGTCGGCAGGCTGCATCGCGGCCAGCACCACCGGCGGCAGGGTCGCATGGGTGACCCTGCGCCGCCGGACCAGATCGGCCAGAGGGGCACCGGGCGCCATGTCCCCGCTATCGGCCAGCACCAGTGTCGCGCCGGATGCCAGTGTCACGATGATCTCGGCGATCGCCGCGTCGAAGCTGGGCGAGGCGAATTGCAGCACCCGCGCATCGGGGGTGATGCCGAAGGCCTCTCGCTGACCCCCGACCAGTCCGGCAAGACCGGCATGGGTCAGCACCACGCCCTTGGGCCGCCCGGTCGAGCCGGACGTATAGATCACATAGGCCGGATCGCTCAGCCGCGGCAGGGGCGGCAGGGCACAGCTGGCTGCGGGCAGATCGCTCAGCACGGGCACGTCGCCTGCCGGCAGGCGGCCGCTTGTGGCGGGTTCGGCCAAGATCAGGACGGGCCGGGCATCCGACACGATCCAGTCCAGCCGGTCCTGCGGATAGTTCGGGTCCAGCGGCAGATAGACCCCGCCTGCGCGGATGATGCCCAGCATCGCCACGATCGCATCGGCCGAGCGGTGACGCATGACGCCAACCCGGCTGCCGGGCCTGACGCCGTGTTCCAGCAGGCCCGAGGCGCAGTCCTCGACGCGCCGGATCAGATCGGTAAAGGTGACCACCTGCTGGCCATCATCCAGCGCCGGGGCTGTGGGGTTTCGCCCGGCGGCGGTCTGGATCAGGCTGAAGAAATCCTGCCCTGCCAGATCCCCGGCCACCGGCGCGCCCTTGCCGAAATCGCGCAGCAGCGCGGTTTCGTCCTGATCCGCCATCGGGATGTCGCGCAGCGGCTGGTCGCTGAGCCGGGCCAGCGCATGCAGGATGCACCGGAACCGGGCGGCGAAGCGGCGGGCGGTGTCGGGCTCGTACAGGTCGGCGTCATATTGCAGCACGCCCTCGATACCCGCAGCACGGCCCGCCTGATCGCGGCTTTCGGCCAGATCGAGGGTCAGGTCGAACTTGGCGGCATCCAGCCCGCTGTCGATCAGCTCGACCGACAGGCCGGGCAGGGACAGGGCGGCGGGTGCCGCGTTCTGCAACACCAGAAAGACCTGGAACAGCGGGTTGACCGCCAGCGAGCGATCCGGGACCAGCCGGTCCACGATCTGGTCGAAGGGCAGGTCCTGATTGTCGAAGGCGGACAGGTCGGCATCGCGGACGCCGTCCAGCAGGTCGGCCATTGACCGGTCGGCGTCGATCCGGCTGCGCAATGCCAGCGTGTTCACGAAAAAGCCGACCATGTCCTGCAACAGATCGTCCTGCCGTCCGGCAAGGGCGGTGCCGATGACGATGTCGTCACCACAGCCCGACCGCTGCATCGTCATGGCAAGGGCCGCGTGCAGAACCATGAACATGGTCGCACCGTGTCGGCTGGCCAGCGCATCCAGCGCCTGATGGGCCGCCGCATCGATGCCGAGCGGGATCCGCGCGCCGCGATGGGCCGCGACGGCGGGGCGGGGGTGGTCGGGCAGCAAGGTCACCTGTTGCGGTGCACCTGTCAGCGTCTCGGCCCAGAAACCGGCCTGACGCGCCGCCAGACTGTCGGGATCGGCGGCATCGCCCAGCAGATCGCGCTGCCACAGCGCGTAATCGGCATATTGCACCGTCGGCGGCGGCAGGATGGCGGCAATGCCGTTCAGATGGGCGCGATAGGCCTCGGCCAGATCCGCAGCCAGTGGCGCCAGCGATGCGCCATCGCCCGCGATGTGATGCAGAACCAGCAGCAGAACATGCTCGTCCCCGGACAACCGGAACAGCACGCTGTGCAGCGGCAGATCCTGCGAAAGGTCGAAGACATGGGCGGATTCGGCCTCCAACGCGGGGGCCAGCGCCTCGGGGGTGATCTCGCGCAGGGTGAAGTCGGGGCTGGCCGCCGGATCCGAGGCGGGCAGGACCTGCTGCACCGGGGTGTCGTCGTTCGGGAATATCGTGCGCAGAACCTCGTGCCGGGTGGTGATATCGGCAAGGGCGGCGCGCAGGGCGGCTGCCTCCAGCGGTCCGCTGAGGCGCAGGGCCATCGGCATGTTGTAGGTGGCCGAGGGGCCTTCCAGTTGCGTGACCGTCCACAGCCGGGCCTGCGCGAAGGATTGCGGCAGATGCCGGGGGCGCGGCATGGGGCGCAGGGCGGGGCGTGGGGTGACGCCGCCCGCCTTGTCCAGCACGCGGGCCAGCGCCTCGACGGTCGGGTTCTCGAACAGGCTGCGGATCGAGATCTCCAGCCCCATCTCGCTGCGCAGGCGCGAGATCAGCCGGATCGCCAGCAGCGAATGGCCGCCAAGCGTGAAGAAGCTGTCAGCCACGGACAAGGCGGCAGCGGCCTCGGCGGGCAGGGCCAGCACCTCGGCAAACAGCGCGGCGACGGCGTGTTCACGGGCGTTGCGGGGCGCGGCGGCACCTGCCAGCGCTGTATCGGGGGCAGGCAGGGCGCTGCGGTCCAGCTTGCCATTGGGCAGGCTGGGCAGGGCGTCCAGCGTAACGAAGGCGGCGGGCACCATATGGTCGGGCAGGCGGCGGGCCAGTTCCTCGCGCAGCCGCTGATGATCGGGGGCCTTGCCCTCGCGCCGCACGACATAGGCGACGATGCGGCGCTGGCCGGGCTGATCCTCGCGCAGGATCACGGCGTTTTGCGACCAGCCCGCAGCGGACATCGCGGCACTAATTTCGCCCAGTTCGATGCGCAGCCCGCGGATCTTGACCTGCTGGTCGGCGCGACCGCGGATGACCAGCTTGCCATCCTCGCGCCACATCGCCAGATCGCCCGAGCGATACATGCGTTCACCGGGGGCGAAGGGATTGGCGACAAAGCGGTCCGCCGTCAGGCCCGGCTGGTTCAGATAGCCGCGCGCAAGGCTGCTGCCGGCGATGTAAAGCTCGCCCGTGACGCCGGGGGGAACGCAGCGCAATTCGCGGTCGAGGACATGAAAGCGGGTATTGGCGACCGGCCCGCCGACGGGGACGGGGCCCGACTGATCGGCGCTGTCGCACAGATGGGCGGCCACCCCGATCGAGGTCTCGGTCGGGCCATAGGAATGGTTGATCTCGCAGTCCAGCCGTTCACGCGCCCGTGCCAGCAGATCGGGGCCCAGGGCCTCGCCGCCACAGATGACCCGGCGCAGGGGCAGGTCGCGGGTGCCGGGTTCGTCGATGAACGGTTCCAGCATCGAGGCCACGAAATGCACCATCGTCACCCGGCGGTCGCGGATCAGCCCGGCCAGATAGGCGGGATCGCGGTGGCCGTCGGGTCGCGCGACGACCAGCCGGGCGCCGCTGACCAGCGGGAACAGCAGCTCCCACACCGACACGTCAAAGCCGAAGGCGGTCTTGTGCAGAATGGCGTCATCGGGTTGCAGCGGATATTCTCGCTGCATCCAGCGCAGCCGGTTGACGATGCCGCGATGTGGGATCACCACCCCCTTGGGCGTGCCGGTCGATCCCGAGGTATAGATCACATAGGCCGCGTCATCGGGCCGCAACGGCCGGTGGCGCATCGCATCGGTCGGCGCATGGGCGGGCCTGCGCGCGATCTGCGCCATCCGGCTGCGGTCCAGACACAGGACCGGCGTGCCTTCGGCGGCGGACTGGCAGGGGACATTCGGCGTGGTCAGCACCAGCGCGGGGGCGGCGTCGCCGATCATATGGGTCAGCCGCCCGGCCGGATAATCGGGGTCCAGCGGCAGATAGGCCGCGCCGGCCTTCAGCACCGCCATCACCGCCACCACCATCCGCGCGGAACGCGGCATCATCACCCCCACCAGATCGCCGGGGCCGATGCCGCGCGCGATCAGTTCATGCGCCAGCCGGTTGGCGCGGGCATGAAGGGCCGTGCGGTCCAGCCTTTCGCCATCGACATCCAACGCAGGCCCGTCGCCCGACGAAAAACCCTCCAGCATGTCGGCCAGCGTTTCATGGCGCAGCGGGTGGGCGGTGTCGTTCCATGGCGCGGTCAGCGCGGCCAGTTCCTGGGGCGGGGTCAGGGCGATGCGGGCCACCGGCCTGTCGGCAGGATCGGCCAGCGCGTCCAGCGCCCGCAGACAGGCCTGCACCAGCCATTCCGCCATGGCATCGGAAATCAGATCGCCGCGCCATGCCAGTTTCACCTGATAGGTTTCACCCGGCAGGATCGCGATGCTGGCGGCATAATGCGAGGTATCGCCGCCGTGGTTCGAGTGGCGCTCGATCCGCAGCCCGCCGATGCCATCGTCATCTTCCTTGCCGGGGCTGCCGATGGGGAAATTCTCGAACACCACGAGACTGTCGAACAGATCGCCCTGCCCGACGCTGCGCTGGATTTCCGACAGGCCCAGATGCTGATGATCCAGCAGCCGCGCCTGTTCGTCCTGCAATCCGCGCAGCACTTCCGACGCAGGCATGTCCGGTCGCCACCGCATCCTGACCGGGATGCTGTTGATGAACAGGCCGATCATATGTTCGACCCCCGGCAGATCGGCAGGGCGGCCCGATACGATGCTGCCGAAGGCCACGTCATGGCGGTGGGTCACATGGCCCAGAACCAGCCCCCAGGCGGCCTGAGCCAGCGTGTTCATGGTCACACCCAACTCGCGCGCCCGGTCCTGCATCCGGTCGATCAGCGCGTCGGGGATCGGGTGGTGCATGACCTGAGGCACGGCCCCTTCGCTGGCGGCAGGCGCGATGCGCGCGGGTTCCTCGAACCCGGCGAAGGCGTCCTGCCACGCCGCGCGGGCCGCTGCATCGTCACGCCCCGCCAGCCATTTGACATAGTCGCGCCAGGGCGTGACATGCGGCAGGCCCGAGGTCTCGGCATCGCGGTCATAGAGTGTGAACAGCTCGTTCAGCAGGATCGGGGTGGACCAGCCATCCATGAGGATGTGGTGGCTGGTGAAGATCAGCATATGGCGTTCGGGCGCCATGCGGATCAGGGTGAACCGCAGCAGCGGCGCGCGGGCCAGATCGAAACGCTGTTCATAGTCGCGGGCGATTTCCGCCTTCAGCGCGGCCTCGGGATCGGGCGCGGCGGACAGGTCCAGGTCCTGCCATGGCAGCTGAGGCGCGCGCTGGATCACCTGCACCGGGGCCTTGACCTTGTGGTGAACGAAGGCCGCGCGCAGGCTGGCATGGCGGCGCAACAGCGCGCGTGTCGCAGCCTGCAACCGGGCCGGATCCAGCGCCCCGTCGAGCGAAAAGACCATCTGCGTCACATAGCTGTCCTGCACCCCGTCGTCATAGAGCGCGTGAAACAGGAAGCCATGCTGAAGGGGGGTCAGCGGCAGGATGTTCTCGATATTCGCTTCACGCATAGAGTGTCTCCAGAAATTCGATGTCGGACTGGTCGATATCGGCCAGCACATCCGAGGGGGTCAGCAAAGAGGCGCGGTCGCCGGTTTCGGCGGCAGCGGCGATGTGGCGCAGCGCCTCGAACCAGCCATCGGCCAGTGCGCGCATCCGGTCGGTGCCGATCAGACGGCCGGCACAGGACCAGTTGGTGATCAGCCGTGGCCCGGTCGGGCCGTCCAGCGTCATCGCGTTCAACTCGATGATATTGGTCAGCGCGCGGCGCGGATCCTGACCGCCCGACAGGGCCGAAGCCTCGGGGGCGGGCTGGAAGGCGGGCGGGCGATCGCGGGGCGTATCCTCGCCGCCATGTCCGGGTGCGCCGAAACGACCCAGATAGTTGAAGGCGATGCCGGGACGCGCCATCCGCGCCAGAGCCGGGGCGGTTTCCGGGTTCATATGGCGCAGGAGGCCGTAACCCACGCCATTGTCGGGAATGCGGCGCAGCTGTTCCTTGACGGATTTCAGCACCCGATCCAGCGCCGCGCCATCCGAACCTGCCAGCACCGCAGCCGGGTCCATGCCGTCCAGATGCAGGCGCAGCGGGAACAGGCTGGTGAACCAGCCGACGGTCTGGCCGATCTCGGCCCCGTCAAGGATCGGCTCGCGGCCGTGGC
This region includes:
- a CDS encoding non-ribosomal peptide synthetase translates to MREANIENILPLTPLQHGFLFHALYDDGVQDSYVTQMVFSLDGALDPARLQAATRALLRRHASLRAAFVHHKVKAPVQVIQRAPQLPWQDLDLSAAPDPEAALKAEIARDYEQRFDLARAPLLRFTLIRMAPERHMLIFTSHHILMDGWSTPILLNELFTLYDRDAETSGLPHVTPWRDYVKWLAGRDDAAARAAWQDAFAGFEEPARIAPAASEGAVPQVMHHPIPDALIDRMQDRARELGVTMNTLAQAAWGLVLGHVTHRHDVAFGSIVSGRPADLPGVEHMIGLFINSIPVRMRWRPDMPASEVLRGLQDEQARLLDHQHLGLSEIQRSVGQGDLFDSLVVFENFPIGSPGKEDDDGIGGLRIERHSNHGGDTSHYAASIAILPGETYQVKLAWRGDLISDAMAEWLVQACLRALDALADPADRPVARIALTPPQELAALTAPWNDTAHPLRHETLADMLEGFSSGDGPALDVDGERLDRTALHARANRLAHELIARGIGPGDLVGVMMPRSARMVVAVMAVLKAGAAYLPLDPDYPAGRLTHMIGDAAPALVLTTPNVPCQSAAEGTPVLCLDRSRMAQIARRPAHAPTDAMRHRPLRPDDAAYVIYTSGSTGTPKGVVIPHRGIVNRLRWMQREYPLQPDDAILHKTAFGFDVSVWELLFPLVSGARLVVARPDGHRDPAYLAGLIRDRRVTMVHFVASMLEPFIDEPGTRDLPLRRVICGGEALGPDLLARARERLDCEINHSYGPTETSIGVAAHLCDSADQSGPVPVGGPVANTRFHVLDRELRCVPPGVTGELYIAGSSLARGYLNQPGLTADRFVANPFAPGERMYRSGDLAMWREDGKLVIRGRADQQVKIRGLRIELGEISAAMSAAGWSQNAVILREDQPGQRRIVAYVVRREGKAPDHQRLREELARRLPDHMVPAAFVTLDALPSLPNGKLDRSALPAPDTALAGAAAPRNAREHAVAALFAEVLALPAEAAAALSVADSFFTLGGHSLLAIRLISRLRSEMGLEISIRSLFENPTVEALARVLDKAGGVTPRPALRPMPRPRHLPQSFAQARLWTVTQLEGPSATYNMPMALRLSGPLEAAALRAALADITTRHEVLRTIFPNDDTPVQQVLPASDPAASPDFTLREITPEALAPALEAESAHVFDLSQDLPLHSVLFRLSGDEHVLLLVLHHIAGDGASLAPLAADLAEAYRAHLNGIAAILPPPTVQYADYALWQRDLLGDAADPDSLAARQAGFWAETLTGAPQQVTLLPDHPRPAVAAHRGARIPLGIDAAAHQALDALASRHGATMFMVLHAALAMTMQRSGCGDDIVIGTALAGRQDDLLQDMVGFFVNTLALRSRIDADRSMADLLDGVRDADLSAFDNQDLPFDQIVDRLVPDRSLAVNPLFQVFLVLQNAAPAALSLPGLSVELIDSGLDAAKFDLTLDLAESRDQAGRAAGIEGVLQYDADLYEPDTARRFAARFRCILHALARLSDQPLRDIPMADQDETALLRDFGKGAPVAGDLAGQDFFSLIQTAAGRNPTAPALDDGQQVVTFTDLIRRVEDCASGLLEHGVRPGSRVGVMRHRSADAIVAMLGIIRAGGVYLPLDPNYPQDRLDWIVSDARPVLILAEPATSGRLPAGDVPVLSDLPAASCALPPLPRLSDPAYVIYTSGSTGRPKGVVLTHAGLAGLVGGQREAFGITPDARVLQFASPSFDAAIAEIIVTLASGATLVLADSGDMAPGAPLADLVRRRRVTHATLPPVVLAAMQPADMPGLTHLITAGEALPPHLAAIWGEGRHLVNAYGPTENTVCATMSIQPFGGLSAPIGRPITGTDIHILDASLQPVPVGVVGELYIAGSGLAQGYLNRPDLTAERFVANPFGPGQRMYRSGDLARWREDGQVEFIGRADQQLKIRGFRIEPGEIEAAIARAGHPQSAVIAREDRPGQKQLVAYVIARDLDRDALRGTLAAELPDYMVPAAFVAMEALPLTPNGKLDRRALPEPEASTGPRRAPRNRTEATLAALFAEVLGTTEIGIDDSFFALGGDSISSIQLVARARKEGITLTARQIFQHPTIAALAPLAGTPAAPPAEVLGTTEIGIDDSFFALGGDGGVLEDLPCGQGDALLSGACPPMIRRSSSRPWATCWNCITRCACPPRAAP